A stretch of Cytophagales bacterium DNA encodes these proteins:
- a CDS encoding sulfotransferase domain-containing protein, with product MGKLWNNYSMKPEIVHIGFSKSASTYLQSIFQEVNDVDYCYKSGKFDVEEPKEGQRGAELGLIRLESDEHIILPEWHPILHRVRVTRFSALPKVFTRIIDRSEHPKVILVIRNQYHLIVSRYSQFIVGSGGKLHFQEFLDAMIEGDENYFDNRYHRIQCALNDSFEEQNVKVLIYEEINKRGAEIVEELNQFTGLTFTYKPAKFRSRRKGLSKRALNWVRILNSLLIRSKQPKIDQVRTRIPKLIYVSLVRVIRLFDSIFPGDKLILTNEQHERISALFSEDNERLAKSLNRNLSELGYH from the coding sequence ATGGGAAAACTTTGGAATAATTATTCAATGAAACCTGAAATTGTACATATCGGATTTTCAAAATCTGCCTCCACATACTTGCAGTCTATTTTTCAGGAGGTCAATGATGTTGACTATTGTTACAAGTCTGGAAAGTTTGATGTTGAAGAACCTAAGGAAGGACAGAGGGGCGCAGAATTGGGTTTGATTAGATTAGAAAGTGATGAACATATTATTCTACCGGAGTGGCATCCCATTTTACATCGTGTACGCGTTACAAGATTTAGTGCACTCCCAAAAGTTTTCACCAGAATAATCGATCGTTCAGAACATCCCAAGGTGATCCTTGTTATTCGGAATCAGTACCACCTCATTGTATCCAGGTATTCACAATTTATTGTCGGAAGTGGGGGTAAACTGCATTTTCAGGAATTTTTAGATGCAATGATTGAAGGTGATGAGAATTATTTCGATAATCGCTACCATCGTATTCAGTGCGCACTTAATGACTCATTTGAAGAACAAAATGTGAAAGTTCTGATTTACGAAGAAATCAACAAGCGTGGTGCTGAAATCGTTGAAGAGCTAAATCAATTCACGGGCTTAACTTTCACCTATAAACCAGCAAAATTCAGGTCTCGACGCAAAGGGCTATCTAAAAGAGCACTAAACTGGGTTAGAATATTGAACAGTCTGTTGATCCGATCAAAACAACCTAAAATTGATCAAGTTCGAACAAGAATACCAAAGTTGATCTACGTTTCCCTTGTTCGTGTCATCAGGTTATTTGACAGTATATTTCCTGGCGATAAGTTAATCCTTACTAATGAGCAACATGAGAGAATCTCTGCTTTATTCAGTGAAGATAACGAGCGATTAGCTAAATCTTTGAATCGAAACTTGTCAGAATTAGGATACCACTAA